ATGGAATGGGAACTTGAAGCATATTGACGTTATCTTCATGAGATAGGATAAACATCCGGATGGGATAGTGACGGTATATTTGACGTGAGAAAAAGACATAAAAAAAAGGCTATCTATCCCAGACAGCCAATCTTTTTGTTAACCTTAAATCTAATACTATGAAAAACACACTACAAATATACGGACTTCTGTCAACTTAGCAAATAAAACAAGAAAAAAGAGATATTTTATAACATTGATTAAATGTTTCATTCCTCCATTCTATTTTTATTAAGACTTTCGGCGTTTTGAATGGTATATTCCCAATATTTATCACATAATTTCAGATAGCTGGTCTCGGCACTCTTGCCGCCTAAAGAAATAGCGTACATCTTTGTCTGTTTTGCTTTTGCGTGTTCGACGGTCCGCGATAGTAGTTGATCGACAGGACGCATCTCAAAGTCCGATACGGTGATAATGTCCGCTTCCGAATATCCTTCTTCGCTGATCTTCCGCAAAGCATGCGTGATGACAGGTTCTATATCAGTTCCGCCATGAAAGGATTGGCATAAGAAATCGACCAGGCGATCGAAACTGCTGCCTAAATCTGTGATTTCAATGCACTCGATGTCATCGGAAAACAAGATGACGTAACATTTTCGGTGTTGCACTTCCGTCAGTTCGGCAATGGCTAGTAGGGCGGATTTTGCGATTCTTTCTCGTTCGCCTGCCATGGAACCGGAAGTGTCCAGACAAACAATGAAAGGACCTTCGGCTTCCTCGGAAACTTCGTTCCCTATCGTTTTCTTGTCGTTGATGGTTTGCTTTTCGTGTGATTGATAGTCGATGACTTGCAATCTCTTCTCAATGAAACGCTCAAAGAAAATAGGTTGCAGGCTATTTTCAGCCAGATAGCAATATTCCAAGGGAAGAAGGCTGTTTAAGTCGTTTCCTTCGCAAATGCCTGCAATATCGCTTCGGGTGGCATGAGATATAATTTGTTCCCGATGAATACCGGCAGTCATTTTGAAACGTTTCCGGCTGCTTTGGTGTTTCTTTCCTAAGATTTCTACCAGTTCACGGATAACGGGATTCCGTTTGATTGTTTCTTCGTATTCTAAAATCTGTTCTGCGATCTGTTTATGATTGCGGAGTAACCAGACGAGGCGTGAGCCGCCACGTACCGGAAGATTTTTGGCAAGTGATAGCTGAAGACGGTAGAAATCATCACAAAGCCGCTCGATATGTTCCATCTGATAATTGAACTCGTTGTTCGAGAGCAATGTGTGCCATTTGTCGAAGAAGAGAGTCCGCAACGCTTTCCATTCTTTAGAGCGCGGGCTGATTGCGTCAAAACGCTGGAGGTAGTATTTTACGTTGAGGTCTACCAGGTGATATCTCATTGAGAACGGGTAGGCGCTGTTTTTCAGGAATTGGAGAAACTTGGCGTCGGATGCTTCATCCATTTCATGAAAGTATTCCCATTGCGATGCGTAGTGGGAGTAGAAATCTTGCAGGGAGGGTTGCGTGTGACGAAAATACCGGTGAATATCCGCATCCAGTTCTTCGGGACGGATAATCCGGTTGTGCAGTTGTTCGTCGTACACGTCGTAGGCTATTCTCTGCAATTTCTCATAATAAATCTCTTGCAGATGTTTGAGCCTAATACTCTCTGTTCTCTTGTTCATGGGCATGAGCGATGATGCGGAGTTCGTTCCGGTAATTCTCTATGATATGTGCAGTCTCTCCTAAGATTCGCTTGATCTTGCTTTTTTGCGATGAGCTTAAGAAGAGATGGTCTTTTATATATGCTGTTTCCCGTTCGGAGATTGTTTTATATTCCACCTCCATTTGATGCAGCAAATCGATCACTTCCTGCAATGTAAATTCGAACGGAGTGCTGCCATCCTGTTGTGCGGGCAAAGGGTCGCAATTGTCATAACATAGTAACGGATATTCCTGATTGTTGACGAAAACAGACCGTCTTCCTTTTCGGAGGGAATAGATATTCTTTTGCGCGATATTTCTGTTCTTTACAAAATCGTAGGCTTTCAGGATTTTGTTGACCGGACGGAATTTATCTTGTTGGATATAAAACAACCGGTTGCTGTCTTTCTTCAAAGACTGGTAATCGGAAGCAAAAATGAGTAGATTCCCGGCAATGTGATAACCTTCTATGCGATGGTAGAAGGTGTCTACGACCTGGATTCCCGGATCGCTAAGTTCTCGCAGGCTGTGTTCGGACTTCATGTTCTCTTTCAGTGTGTCCAATTTTTGTTCCAGCCGTTTTTCTCCTAACAGATAGGTGTTGATGCCTCGCGCTATCGACTGTTCTACAATCTCTTCGATGATGGGGAGCTGCGGAATTGCATCCCACAGGCAGGCGCTCATCAACAGGCAGTCGGAGAAATGAATTCCCGGAGATTCATTCAGATAGGCGGATGTGCGGAGCAGACCTACTATTTTCTTCCAGCGGCGGTCGGATACATAGATAGGAGGGGTGTTTTCGTCTCGTCCTGTGTTGTATTGTTCAATTTCTCGTTTGATATTGTGAATCAGCTCGAAGATGGTATAGTGTATGCCCACTTTTTCGCTTTCAGCTTGTATCTGGTTGTATAATTCATCGTCTACTTGGAGCTTTTCCGGGATTTCAGGTTCTATCTCCCGCGTAGAAGAAATCATCTGATCGAACGCATATTCTTGCTCAATACATCCGACAAACTGACGGATCAGGAAGCGGTCGTATAAAGCTTCCAGTCCTTCACCTTTTGCCGGCAACTCGTTGGAAGCGGCAATCAATGCTTTCAGGGGTACACGCACTGTAAATTGTCCGTTGCGGTATATCTTTTCATTGATTACCGTCAAAAGGGAATTTTGGATAGCAGGACCGGCTTTCCATATTTCATCCAGAAAGACGATTGATGCTGTCGGCAGGTATCCTTTTGTGATGCGTTCGTACGTATCTTCATCCTTCAATTTTGAAATGGAGACGGGACCGAATATTTCGTCCGGTGTACTGAAGCGGGACATCAGATATTCAAAAGCATCTGCACCTTTAAATGCCAGTTTGAGCCTGCGTGCTACCAAACTCTTGGCTACTCCCGGAGGGCCCAACAGAAAGATACTTTCCCCTGCCATGGCGGATAGTAGAGACAGTGCGATGGTGTGTTCTTTTTCGAATACTCCCTCGTTGAGGGACTTCAACAATTGGGTGATATGTGATTTGATAGACTTCATGCGACGGATAATTTCATGTGTTGTTAGTGGGAGGCAAAGATACAAGAATTCTTTGAAATAGACTTCACCGGAGGAATTTACCCCTGGATTTAGGCAATTTCCTCCCGATAAGTAGGAGTTTTCAGTTTCATGGGGAAAATTCATTCTCTACTTTTGCTCTATCGAAAGAGAAATGATATATAATAGTTTAGTGAACCATTAAAAATAAAGGAATATGAAAACGAGCACATTTAAATACTTCGGTTTGGCATTGATGGCTATATTGATGGTAAGTTTTACCTCTTGCGAAGTGGAAATAGACAGTTTCTATGATGATGATAATAATGGTGTAGGGTACTATAACCGTTCAGCTGATTTATGTAGCCGTACTTGGGTCAGTTTCTACCGCGACATGGACGGTAACTATTGCCGTCAGGAACTGGACTTCTTTTTAGACCATACCGGAATCGACCGTATACGGGTGGAATATCCTAATGGAGTAGTAAATCATTATGAATATAATTTCCGTTGGAGTTGGGAAAATTATGCACAGACTTCCATTCGTATGTCATACGGACCGAATGATGTTTCATATCTGGATGATGTATATATCGGTGGAAACAGATTAAGCGGTTATCTGGATGGACGAAATAATTTTGTGGAGTTTCAAGGGAAAAGATAAAGAAATAGGTAAGTGTAAAGGACGAAACAAGTAAAAAGCATTGTTGGAAGGATAACAAGATGCGGGTAAAAAGAGTAATCAATAAGATTTCAGGATATACGAATCAGGGTATAATTAACGTCAGTTCGATTAAGCTTATACTATTTCGATTCTCCTCCTTCAGGAAGGATGGGAAACCATGCGGACGAAATTATATCGAACTTACGTTAATTGGGGCGCGAAATGAAAGCTTAAAAGTTTTGAACCGGACTAAATAGTTTTTATCTTTGCGCCCTATTAGTTTTTATATACATGGAGTGGTTATATAGTCTATTCATCGAACATTCTGCCTTACAGGCTGTTGTGGTACTTTCATTGATTTCTGCCATTGGTTTGGGCTTGGGAAGAGTGCATTTCTGGGGAGTTTCCTTGGGAGTCACTTTTGTTTTTTTTGCGGGTATCCTAGCCGGTCATCTCGGGCTTTCGGTCGATCCGCAGATGTTAAACTATGCAGAAAGTTTCGGACTGGTCATTTTCGTTTATTCCCTCGGGCTACAAGTCGGTCCCGGTTTTTTTAGCTCTTTCCGTAAAGGCGGGGTAACGCTGAATATGTTGGCATTGGGAGTAGTTCTGCTGGGAACGTTGTTGACGGTGGTGACTAGTTATGCAACGGGTGTCTCTCTTCCTGATATGGTGGGCATCTTTTGTGGAGCAACGACAAACACCCCGGCATTGGGAGCTGCGCAACAAACTCTGAAACAGATGGGAATGGACAGCAGTACGCCTGCTTTAGGATGTGCGGTGGCCTATCCGATGGGAGTAGTCGGCGTAATACTTGCTGTTTTATTAATCCGCAAAGTATTGGTCCGCAAAGAAGACTTGGAGATAAAAGAGAAAGACGATGCGAACAAAACTTATATTGCAGCGTTTCAAGTACACAATCCTGCTATTTTCAATAAAAGCATCAAGGATATAGCTCACATGAGTTACCCGAAGTTTGTCATATCCCGTTTGTGGCGTGACGGACATGTCAGTATTCCGACTTCAGACAAGATTCTGAAAGAGGGCGACCGCCTGCTGGTGATAACTGCGGAAAAAGACGCTTTAGCCTTGACGGTACTTTTTGGTGAACAGGAAAATACGGATTGGAATAAAGAGGACATTGACTGGAATGCGATTGACAGCGAATTGATCTCACAGCGTATCGTTGTCACCCGTCCCGAACTGAATGGTAAGAAACTCGGTGCACTCCGGTTGAGAAACCATTACGGTATTAACATCAGCCGTGTTTACCGGTCGGGGGTGCAACTGCTTGCTACTCCGGAATTGGTACTTCAGTTGGGCGACCGCCTGACAGTGGTGGGCGAGGCTGCTGCTATCCAGAATGTGGAGAAAGTATTGGGAAATGCCGTGAAAAGCCTGAAAGAACCCAATCTGGTTGTTATATTTATCGGTATCGTGCTTGGTTTGGCACTGGGGGCTATTCCTTTCTCTTTTCCGGGTGTCAGCACTCCTGTGAAGTTGGGATTAGCGGGCGGACCGATCGTTGTCGGTATCCTTCTGGGGACTTTTGGACCACGGATACACATGATTACTTATACCACCCGTAGCGCGAACCTGATGTTGCGTGCCTTGGGACTTTCCATGTACCTTGCTTGTCTGGGACTGGATGCCGGAGCTCACTTTTTCGATACCGTATTCCGTCCGGAAGGCTTATTATGGATTGGCTTGGGAGCCGGATTGACTATCATTCCAACCGTGTTGGTCGGAGTCGTGGCATTCAAGATGATGAAGATCGATTTCGGTTCTGTATCCGGTATGTTGTGCGGAAGTATGGCAAATCCGATGGCATTGAACTATGTAAACGATACAATCCCCGGCGACAACCCGTCCGTAGCCTATGCGACTGTTTATCCGCTATGTATGTTCCTGCGGGTAATTATCGCCCAAGTGTTGCTGATGTTCTTGTTAAATTGAGAATAGTATATTGCTGAATCGTAATCAGTAACTAGCAAATTGAGAATAGTAACTGGTAACTAGTAATTAGTAAATTGTAAATAGTAAAATAGTAAATAAAATGACTGCTCAAAGTAATATAACTCCTGAAAGCATTGTGAGCGATCTCCGTTACCTGCAACTGCTTTCCCGAAGCTTTCCTACGATTGCCGATGCTAGTACGGAAATAATCAATCTGGAGGCTATCTTAAATCTACCTAAAGGGACAGAGCATTTCCTGACTGACATTCATGGAGAATACGAGGCTTTTCAGCACGTACTGAAAAACGCTTCAGGTGCGGTAAAACGTAAAGTAAATGAAATATTCGGCAACACTCTCCGCGAGGCTGAAAAGAAAGAAATCTGCACGTTGATTTACTATCCCGAAGAGAAACTTCAATTAGTGAAAGCCCGTGAAAAGGACCTGGATGATTGGTATCTGATTACCCTGAACCAACTGGTGAAGGTCTGCCAGAATGTATCTTCCAAATATACCCGTTCGAAGGTTCGTAAATCGTTGCCTGCCGAGTTTTCTTATATTATTCAGGAATTATTGCACGAATCGTCCATCGAGCCGAACAAGCATGCCTATATCAATGTAATTATCAGCACGATTATCACTACCAAGCGTGCCGACGATTTCATTATCGCGATGTGCAATCTGATTCAGCGTCTGACCATTGATTCTCTTCATATCGTAGGCGATATTTACGACCGTGGTCCTGGCGCGCATATCATCATGGACACGTTGTGCAATTACCATAACTTCGATATTCAATGGGGAAATCATGATATTCTCTGGATGGGTGCAGCTTCCGGTAACGATAGTTGTATTGCCAACGTGATACGTATGTCCATGCGCTACGGCAACCTGGGCACGCTTGAAGACGGATATGGAATCAATCTGCTTCCATTGGCTACTTTTGCAATGGATACGTATGCCGATGATCCTTGCACCATCTTCATGCCGAAGATGAACTTTGCCGACGCTCATTATAATGAAAAGACTCTGCGCCTGATCACTCAAATGCATAAAGCCATTACCATTATCCAGTTTAAACTGGAAGCCGAAATCATCGAC
The Bacteroides caecimuris DNA segment above includes these coding regions:
- a CDS encoding VWA domain-containing protein codes for the protein MNKRTESIRLKHLQEIYYEKLQRIAYDVYDEQLHNRIIRPEELDADIHRYFRHTQPSLQDFYSHYASQWEYFHEMDEASDAKFLQFLKNSAYPFSMRYHLVDLNVKYYLQRFDAISPRSKEWKALRTLFFDKWHTLLSNNEFNYQMEHIERLCDDFYRLQLSLAKNLPVRGGSRLVWLLRNHKQIAEQILEYEETIKRNPVIRELVEILGKKHQSSRKRFKMTAGIHREQIISHATRSDIAGICEGNDLNSLLPLEYCYLAENSLQPIFFERFIEKRLQVIDYQSHEKQTINDKKTIGNEVSEEAEGPFIVCLDTSGSMAGERERIAKSALLAIAELTEVQHRKCYVILFSDDIECIEITDLGSSFDRLVDFLCQSFHGGTDIEPVITHALRKISEEGYSEADIITVSDFEMRPVDQLLSRTVEHAKAKQTKMYAISLGGKSAETSYLKLCDKYWEYTIQNAESLNKNRMEE
- a CDS encoding AAA family ATPase encodes the protein MKSIKSHITQLLKSLNEGVFEKEHTIALSLLSAMAGESIFLLGPPGVAKSLVARRLKLAFKGADAFEYLMSRFSTPDEIFGPVSISKLKDEDTYERITKGYLPTASIVFLDEIWKAGPAIQNSLLTVINEKIYRNGQFTVRVPLKALIAASNELPAKGEGLEALYDRFLIRQFVGCIEQEYAFDQMISSTREIEPEIPEKLQVDDELYNQIQAESEKVGIHYTIFELIHNIKREIEQYNTGRDENTPPIYVSDRRWKKIVGLLRTSAYLNESPGIHFSDCLLMSACLWDAIPQLPIIEEIVEQSIARGINTYLLGEKRLEQKLDTLKENMKSEHSLRELSDPGIQVVDTFYHRIEGYHIAGNLLIFASDYQSLKKDSNRLFYIQQDKFRPVNKILKAYDFVKNRNIAQKNIYSLRKGRRSVFVNNQEYPLLCYDNCDPLPAQQDGSTPFEFTLQEVIDLLHQMEVEYKTISERETAYIKDHLFLSSSQKSKIKRILGETAHIIENYRNELRIIAHAHEQENREY
- a CDS encoding putative transporter, which gives rise to MEWLYSLFIEHSALQAVVVLSLISAIGLGLGRVHFWGVSLGVTFVFFAGILAGHLGLSVDPQMLNYAESFGLVIFVYSLGLQVGPGFFSSFRKGGVTLNMLALGVVLLGTLLTVVTSYATGVSLPDMVGIFCGATTNTPALGAAQQTLKQMGMDSSTPALGCAVAYPMGVVGVILAVLLIRKVLVRKEDLEIKEKDDANKTYIAAFQVHNPAIFNKSIKDIAHMSYPKFVISRLWRDGHVSIPTSDKILKEGDRLLVITAEKDALALTVLFGEQENTDWNKEDIDWNAIDSELISQRIVVTRPELNGKKLGALRLRNHYGINISRVYRSGVQLLATPELVLQLGDRLTVVGEAAAIQNVEKVLGNAVKSLKEPNLVVIFIGIVLGLALGAIPFSFPGVSTPVKLGLAGGPIVVGILLGTFGPRIHMITYTTRSANLMLRALGLSMYLACLGLDAGAHFFDTVFRPEGLLWIGLGAGLTIIPTVLVGVVAFKMMKIDFGSVSGMLCGSMANPMALNYVNDTIPGDNPSVAYATVYPLCMFLRVIIAQVLLMFLLN
- a CDS encoding fructose-bisphosphatase class III, translating into MTAQSNITPESIVSDLRYLQLLSRSFPTIADASTEIINLEAILNLPKGTEHFLTDIHGEYEAFQHVLKNASGAVKRKVNEIFGNTLREAEKKEICTLIYYPEEKLQLVKAREKDLDDWYLITLNQLVKVCQNVSSKYTRSKVRKSLPAEFSYIIQELLHESSIEPNKHAYINVIISTIITTKRADDFIIAMCNLIQRLTIDSLHIVGDIYDRGPGAHIIMDTLCNYHNFDIQWGNHDILWMGAASGNDSCIANVIRMSMRYGNLGTLEDGYGINLLPLATFAMDTYADDPCTIFMPKMNFADAHYNEKTLRLITQMHKAITIIQFKLEAEIIDRRPEFGMTNRKLLEKIDFERGVFVYEGKEYALRDTNFPTVDPADPYRLTEEERELVEKIHYSFMNSEKLKKHMRCLFTYGGMYLVANSNLLYHASVPLNEDGSFKHVKIRGKEYWGRKLLDKADQLIRTAYFDEEGEEDKEFAMDYIWYMWCGPDAPLFDKDKMATFERYFLEEKELHKEKKGYYYTLRNREDVCDQILAEFGAFGPHSHIINGHVPVKTIQGEQPMKANGKLFVIDGGFSKAYQPETGIAGYTLVYHSHGMQLVQHEPFQSRQKAIEEGLDIKSTNFVLEFNSQRMMVKDTDKGKELVTQIQDLKKLLVAYRTGLIKEKV